A single genomic interval of Spinacia oleracea cultivar Varoflay chromosome 6, BTI_SOV_V1, whole genome shotgun sequence harbors:
- the LOC110804724 gene encoding uncharacterized protein, with translation MGRKITRSRKRGKLNLHFEEEGNSVVDSSSRSEQDDSEDEDFKADGYEDLDDDDEEVVQSDVGRSVKQKRGRSKGKATKEPMTTEKRGLVEKVTLHTRVSRTIV, from the exons ATGGGCAGAAAGATTACTAGATCTAGAAAACGTGGGAAATTGAATTTACATTTCGAAGAAGAAGGTAATAGTGTAGTTGATAGCAGTTCGAGAAGTGAGCAAGATGACAGTGAAGATGAGGATTTTAAGGCTGATGGCTATGAAGActtagatgatgatgatgaggaggtTGTACAGTCGGATGTTGGTAGAAGTGTGAAACAGAAGCGGGGGCGATCTAAG GGAAAGGCAACCAAAGAACCGATGACAACCGAAAAGAGAGGTCTCGTGGAGAAAGTCACTCTACACACACGAGTATCAAG GACAATAGTTTGA